The stretch of DNA GAGATCCTTTGCCTTGTCTGCATACATTCTCGTATCAGAGGTCAACCTACTAGACAATTGACTAACCTCTGCAAAGGGCAAAAAGAAACCTTTCTTTGAGCAATTGTCTTAATTGACATGGCTGAGGACTGAGGATTATGGCTATGCAATATCTATGTTTTTAAGGCGACGCTTCGCTTtaaggcggggggggggggggggggggggggggggccgctTTACAGACGCCTTAAAAACATAGGCAATAATACACTGGAACAGACCACGACAAGTCATGCTAAAGGGGAAGAGCTGGGGCAAGCCAGTTCAAAATACGAAGATGAAATGTTAAAAAACAGTAACATTAAGCAGAAATAATACCAGTTCAATAATGCACACAAAGCTTGAACATGTCTCAAAAAATAGGAGTATCAAGCAAACATAGCATTAAGGCAGTCATAATACTTTTATACATGTGCTAGGGGTTCCAAAAGAAGCATGTGTAATAATAACCTATAATCCAGGGAAAATCAACATGGTTTGTTGAAACACAATTACTTTGTGGACCTAACAGAAACTGTACTCACTGGTGCCTTTTAGGTAAATACCTACAGATAGCTAATTGTAAATATGTGCAGAAATCATTTGCACGTCCATCAATCTAGAAGACATAATGATGTAACAATTCAACATAATAAACATAGATGACAGTGGCAAACTCACGATCTAGTTTTTCACCCACACCAAGAACTTCTTGAACATTGCGAGTCATAATCTGGTGCACCTCGCAGAGCTCATCATTCAACTTGGCAAGGTTCCTTTGGGTTCTGGTATCCAAATACAGTTTCCTGGTTTTCTGTATGAATGTATCTAAACAGAGACAGATAAGCTATCACCCAGTAGCTAATAAGAAGCTGAATGTGAAAAATGTCCATATAAGATCGAAGAACCATACCAAATTTGATGAAAGCATATGGCCTTGCAGCAGTTTCAATTTGGCTACCATTGACCCTCTCGAATTCATTTTTTAGATCTTCTAAATACTGGAATGCAAGTTTCTTTGGATAAGAACGGTCACACATTGTCAAATAGCATACACGGCTCTCAATGATGTAACTGTTTTGTTGAATCAAGGTGGAACAAGAGTGCCATGATAATTTTACAAGGAAAACAGGCTAAAACTACAGAAGAGGATTTGATTCTCCACGTATACTATTCGCAAAATTAACAATGTATCTTACTACATGCAATGTAAATACAAATGTATCATGAAGACAGATGGTGCATATATGACAGAGCATACACACAGTGGTGTACATgcaaaagagaaaaggcccaagaAAGTGTCTTTTATTCATTATTCAAGTCACCAGCCTTTTTCCCACATAAGCAGTATGTTACCTTTGGCTGTTTGAAATGCTAATGCATACCAGGTGATTTCAATTCTTATACAAATTAAGCGCTAACAGAAAATAAGAATGTGCATTATGCCACAAAACTGCTTCGAGATGAAAAATTAATTGTTCTCCTTGTATCTGATATTTAAATGTGTGGCCTAGACTTGTACAGGTACTCAAATTCCCAAAATCGACTTGCAGAAGCAACTTTGACTACCAATGAAGCAACTACAAGGAATCACAGATCATCATAAACATGAAGGATTCaggaagtactccctccgttccaaattactcgtcgtggttttagttcaaatttgaactaaaatcacgacgagtaatttggaacagagggagtataagcTAGTTATCTAATTAGGCTGCATAGACTTGCATGATTCTATTCCCCTTTGGCACAGAAAACTTTGAcaaaatagtactccctccgtctcataatataagatcGCTTTGCAAGCTGTAAGATCGTTTTGCAAGCTAAAACAGCTTGCAAAacgatcttatattatgggccagAGGGAGTAACAGAAAGATCACATGCTTCGCAAAACAGAAACTAAAATGCTGCAGATGACATAAAGGTTAAGGATACTGGAAATAGTAGGGTCCAGTCTCGATTGACAGCCTTGATGATTCGTGTTGGCCTTTAGATAAGTTTTTGAACAACAGTTTTGCTTGCTGCTTGTAGAAGTCAGCATCCTTCAGATCTCGACCATCATCTAACCCCTCCGCCAATGGAAGGCCATCAGTGATACGGGCTATCATTGTCAGCTTCACCATTTTGAAAAGATAACAAGACACAAACTAGCATCGCTAATGTAAAAGTGCCACCTGCACAGAAAAGCAGAGGAGAGCTAGTAAATAGTTCTGATATGTTCACTTCGGTATAGTGTATCCTACTTATCAGTGACCCATATATCTCAAATACTAACAGCTTAATATCTCAAGCAACAGTGAATGTCCAGCATATTCTCCATAGTTACAGAATATAACAGGCTCAGAGACTATGGCCATGATGATGACCGAAAAAATATGTGTAAGATAAATGCACATTATTGCtggtgacgacacatggaatgTACTCACCAGAGCATTTTGCAACAAATTGTATCGCAAAGCACCGACTGACCTTGATTCACGTGCTACTAGTGAACACTCAGAGTCCGAACACATACGGCTCCATTAACGAAATTTCAGTCCACTAATCTGTGAACGCAGAGCCTAGCACCCAATCACCCACTGGCACGATCCCTAGAAACAGCCACTTCATCGCAGACCACTCCATGGCAACAAGGGAACATGATCACTTGGTTCAGCGAGCAACCTACCTAACTGCTTTTGCGAATTCGCCGATACTATATCCGCGATACCACGAACCGCTGATGAGAAATGGCGCAGAAACCACATGCGTCCCTCATTCCAAAGAGCTGGGCCGAGGCAGCGGCTACAACCAATCCACCGCTACGCCCCCGCTAAATGGCGCAACGAACACCCCGCTTCCCCGCCAAAACCCTAAGGGCTCGCCAGATCGATCGCAAACCCCTCAGCGAATCCAAAACGACAGAGACGAACAGATCCTGAACGAGCGCAGGGCTAGATCCGCGCGGATCACATGTGCGGATGCAGCCGACCCCTGGGCAGGGCGGGGGAGGGTGGAGGCGTGGCAATGGGGAGGGGGGTCGTGCTTACCATCTCGCGGCGAGCCACGCCTCGCGTCGGGTTCTGGTTCGCGTTGAGTGAGGAAGAGAGGTGAAAGAGAAGCGGAAGAAGAGAGAGAACAAACTACTAGGAGGGCAAGCGCCTTTTTTTTATGACAAGGGCTTTTTTTTACTAGTTAAATGCGCGTGCTAGGGGCAACAATGCAGACAGTCTATGTTCATACGCCAACAATGCATACAAATCCTGGTGTTCGCATTCATTTCTGAATTTATTTCAAGATTTCCGGCGATGCGTATTTAGTGGGAGGAAACGTTCCCGTCGATGATAAGGTGCCTACGATGACTTTGTAAATTttaagatgatatgccggctcagtctttcggaTATGCTCGTAaaggtagggtgtgcgtgtgtgcgttcatatgGGTGAGTGTATGCACGTGTATATGAGTGTTTGCGTCTGTATTGTGTTAAAAAAAAGATAATGCATACAACATGTAGGCGATGAACATGACTGTCATGAGCTACATTCTTCCCTGTATCTAAACCCTGCCACTGTCTTCGGCGCCCGCAACCTCCTGCACCCCACACTCAAGTCCATTAACCCCTTGCCTCACCTCCGTCGGCGAAAACCCACCACAACTACAATTCTTCTTTCTCTCATCGCCTCCATTTTCTCGTCACACGCCTCTTGAGATGATCACGACGGAACAACCAACCACCTCACCATCGGATCCACACAATCATAGTCGTCCACGATTCATCTCATCACACGCCTCTTAGCATCCTTCGTCCTCCACGCCTCCCTGACACGGCATGGGTGCCTCAGATCATGTCGGCACCCTCCCAGCACCAGTAGTGTCTCACAATGATGTCGTCGTTGCATCACCGGCTTGCAACAAATTCCTGTTCCCCATGCACAACTCCTTTGCAGCAATCATAGCCTTCCATGATCCATCTCATCACACGCCTCTAGGCATCCTTCGTCCTCCACGCCTCCCTGACACGGCATGGGTGCCTCACACCATGTCGGCGCCCTCCCAGCACCGACGGTGCCTCACAATGAGGTCGTCGTTGCAGCACAAGCTTGCAACAAATCTTTGTTCCCCACGGACCACTCCTTTGCAGCAATCATAGTTGTCCACGGTCCATCTCATCACACGCCTCTCAGCATCCTTCGTCCTCCACGCCTCCCCGACACGGCATGGGTGCCTCACATCATGTCAGCGCACTCCCAGCACTGTCGGTGCCTCACAATGATGTCATCGTTGCAGCACCGACTTGCAACAAATCTCTGTTCCCTACGCACCACTCCTTTGCAGCAACGCCAATTCCATTCCCCGCATTGTGGTGGCACTCACCCCTCTCATGCAACGCCAACCACCTTCCATAAATATCATCGATCGAAATCCACAACACCGCTCGTAGCTCGGCGCAACCTGCTCGCAGCACACACGCTGTCATGAACCATAAAGAAGGTGTGCCGATATCACAAACATCTCATGGCGCGAGGTCATGGTGTCACATCCGCTCACTGTCGGCGGCCGGCCTGCAGCACCCAAGCCTAGCCTCAGCCCACGACATCTGGCAACAACCAGAGATGGAATACCCGCGTGGTTGTGTCGTCGCCGATGCACCTAATGAGGCCATGTGATAGTGCATCTCTAGCCTCGAAGATAGACCTCCACACATGAGATGGGTGAAACCCAATTCGACATTGAGAATGTCAATGTTTGAAATAGTAGGTGGCCTTGAGCAACCAAGCACAAAGGGATTCAGGCACAGTGAGAAGGCGCCATGACTGTCGAGCCAACAAAGCTAAGTTGAAGAGCTTGAGATCCCGAAACCTCAAGTCACCACACTTCTTCGGTCGAGTCATAGATCTCCAAGAAATCTAGTGTGGTTTTCGCTGCCCCTCTCTATAGCCCCAGAAGAACTGATCGATAAGCTTGTTCAGTTTTTTACAGAGACCCCTTGGCAATTTAAAGAATGATATCGAGAAAAACCGAAACGGCCTACGGTACCGATTTAATTAGAATTTCTTTGCCCGCCCCTAAGATGGTTTTCTCAATCCAACCCTTCACTCTTTCACCATAATATGTCTATTAGGTACTTGAAAGCACACGTTTTAGACGGACCAACATCAGATGGCATACCCAAATATTGTTGGAAAttagccctagaggcaataataaaatagttattattatatttccttgttcatgataattgtctattgttcatgctataattgtattaaccggaaaccgtaatacatgtgtgaatacatagaccacatgtccctagtgagcctctaaatgactagttcgttgatcaatagatggttgtggtttcctgaccatggacattggatgtcattgataacgggatcacatcattaggagaatgatgtgatggataagacccaatcctaagcatagcacaagattgtgtagttcgtttgctagagcttttctaatgtcaagtatcatttccttagaccatgagattgtgcaactccaagataccgtaggaatgctttgtgtgtatcaaacgtcacaatgtaactgggtggctataaaggtgcactacaggtatctccgaaagtgtctattgggttggcacgaatcgagactgggatttgtcacttcgtatgacggagaggtatctctaggcccactcggtaatgcatcatcataacgagctcaatgtgactaaggagttagccacggtatcatgtgttacggaacgagtaaagagacttgccggtaatgagattgaacgaggtatggggatatcgacaatcaaatctcgggcaagtaatataccgatggacaaagggaattgtatacgggattgattgaatccccgacatcgtggttcatccgatgagatcatcgtggaacatgtgggagccaatatgggtatccagaccccgctattggttattggccggagaggtgtctcggtcatgactgcatggttcccgaacccgtagggtctacacacttaaggttcggtgacgctagagttataatgggaatagtatgtggtcaccgaaggttgttaggagtcccggatgagataccagacatgacgaggaactccggaatggtccagaggtgaaaattgatatattggatgaaggGTATTTGAGTCCGGAATTGTTCTGGGAGTACCGGTGATGACCAGCGTGATCGAAAGGAGTTTCGGAGGCCCTGGCAAGCGTTGAGGGGCCTTGTGGGCCAAGGGgcgggggcacaccagcccactatggggtTATGCGCCCCCCACCCCATCTCACATAacctggagaggtgggggcgcctcccctagggcagccgcccctcccggcttggggggcaagtttcctagggatGGGGcacccaaacccatctagggtttcccctgtggccgccgcccctcccctagggaaaccctagggcgcctcctcctccccccttcccactatatatagtgagggagatgttggggaacgtagcagaattttaaaattttctacgcaccatcaagatcaatctatggagtcatctagcaacgagggagaggggagtgcatctacatacccttgtagatcgcgcacggaagcgttcaagagaatggggttgatggagtcgtactcgtcgtgatccaaatcaccgatgacctagcgccaaacggacggcacctccgcgttcaacacacgtacggttgggaagacgtctcctccaacttgatccagcaagggggaaggagaggttgatgaagatccagcagcacgacggcgtgggggtggaagcaacggtgatctcggcagggcttcgccaagctcagggagagggaggagtgccacgggagggagagggaggtgccaggggctagggtgcggctgccctccctccccccactatatataggacccctaggggggcaccggccctaggagattgaatctccaaggggggggggggcggcggccaaggggggtggagtgccccccaagccaagtggggcgcccccacccctagggtttccaaccctaggcgcaggggaggcccatgggggggggagcaccagcccactaggggctggttcccctcccacttcagcccatggagccctccgggataggtggccccacccagtggacccccgggaccctttcggtggtcccggtacaataccgattacccccgaaaccttcccgatggccgaaacttgacttcctatatataaatcttaacctccggaccattccgaaactcctcgtgacgtccgggatctcatccaggactccgaacaactttcgggttaccgtatgctaatatctcaacaaccctagcgtcactgaaccttaagtgtgtagaccctacgggttcgggagacacgcagacatgaccgagacgactctccggtcaataaccaatagtgggatctggatacccatgttggctcctgttggggaacgtagtaatttcaaaaaaattcctacgcacacgcaagatcatgtgatgcatagcaacgagaggggggagtgtgatctacatacctagtagatcgacaacggaagtgtttggttgatgtagtcgtacgtcttcacggcccgaccgatcaagcaccgaaactacggcacctccgagttttagcacacgttcagctcgatgacgatccccggactccgatccagcaaagtgtcggggaagagttccgtcagcacgacggcgtggtgacgatcttgatgtacaactgtagcagggcttcgcctaaactccgctacaatattatcgaggactatggtggctgggggcgcagcacacggctaaggaaaagatcacgtggatcaacttgtgtgtctctggggtgcctctgcctcagtatataaaggactaaaggggggaggctggccggccacatagggcgcgccaggagagtcctactccctctgggagtaggatccccccccaatcctagttggaataggattcgcggaggggggaaaagagagagaggggccggccccctctccttgtcctattcggaccaagggaggggaggggcgcacggcccatgaggggctgcctcttctcttttccactaaggcccatcatggcccatatagctcccggggggttccggtaacctcccggtactccggtaaaatcccgatttcacccgaaacacttccgatatccaaacataggcttccaatatatcaatctttatgtctcgaccatttcgagactcctcgtcatgtccgtgatcacatccgggactccgaacaaccttcggtacatcaaaatgcataaactcataatataactgtcatcgtaaccttaagcgtgcggaccctacgggttcgagaacaatgtagacatgaccgagacacgtctccggtcaataaccaatagcgggacctggatgcccatattggctcctacatattctacgaagatctttatcggtcagaccgcataacaacatacgtcgttccctttgtcattggtatgttacttgcccgagattagatcgtcggtattccaatacctagttcaatctcgttgccggcaagtctctttacttgttctgtaatacatcatcccgcaactaactcattagttgcaatgcttgcaaggcttaagtgatgtgcattaccgagagggcccagagatacctctccgacaatcggagtgacaaatcctaatctcgaaatacgccaacccaacatgtacctttggagacacctgtagagctcctttataatcacccagttacgttgtgacgtttggtagcacacaaagtgttcctccggcaaacgggagttgcataatctcatagtcataggaacatgtataagtcatgaagaaagcaatagcaacataccaaacgatcgggtgctaagctaatggaatgggtcatgtcaatcacatcattctcctaatgatgtgatcccgttaatcaaataacaactcttttgtttatggttaggaaacataaccatctttgattaacgagctagtcaagtagaggcatactagtgacactttgtttgtctatgtattcacacaagtattatgtttccggttaatacaattctagcatgaataataaacatttatcatgatataaggaaataaataataactttattattgcctctagggcatatttccttcagtctcccacttgcactagagtcaataatctagttcacatcgccatgtgatttaacagcaatagttcacatcaccatgtgattaacacccatagttcacatcgatatgtgatcaacacccaaaagggtttactagagtcagtaatctagttcacatcgctatgtgattaacacccaaagagtactaaggtgtgatcatgttttgcttgtgagataattttagtcaacgggtctgtcacgttcagatccgtaagtattttgcgaatttctatgtcaacaatgctctgcacggagctactctagcttattgctcccactttcaatatgtatctagatcgagacttagagtcatccagatctgtgtcaaaacttgcatcaacgtaactttttacgacgaatctttttgtcacctccataattgagaaatatttccttattccactaaggataattttggccgctgtctagtgatctactcttagatcactattgtactcccttgcttaacacagtgtagggtatacaatagatctggtacacagcatggcatactttatagaacctatgactgaggcatagggaatgactttcattctatttctatcttctgcgtggtcgggctttgagtcttactcaatttcacaccttgcaacacaggcaagaactctttctttgactgttccattttgaactacttcaaaaacttgtcaaggtatgtactcattgaaaaaacttatcaagcgtcttgatctatctctatagatcttgatgctcaatatgtaagcagctttaccgaggtctttctttgaaaaaactcctttcaaatattcctttatactttccagaaaattatacattatttccgaccaacaatatgttgttcacatatacttatcagaaatgttgtagtgctcccactcactttcttgtaaatacaggcttcaccgtaagtctgtataaaactatatgctttgatcaacttatcaaagcgtatattccaactccgagatgcttgcaccagtccatagatggatcattggagcttgcatattttgttaacacctttaggattgacaaaaccttctggttgcattatatacaactcttctttaagaaatccattaaggaatgcagttttgtttatccatttgccagatttcataaaatgcggcaattgctaacatgattcggacagacttaagcatatatacgagtgagaaaatctcatcgtagtcaacaccttgaacttgtcgaaaaccttttgcgacaattcaagctttgtagatagtaacactactatcagcgtccgtcttcctcttgaagatccatttattttctatggcttgccgatcatcgggcaaatccatcaaagtccatactttgttctcatacatggatcatatctcagattttatggcctcaaaccatttcgcggaatctgggctcatcattgcttcctcatagttcgcaagttcgtcatggtctagtaacatgacttccagaacaggattactgtaccactctggtgcggatctcactctggtttacctacgagattcggtagtaacttgatctgaagttacatgatcatcatcattagcttcctcactaattggtgtagtagtcacaggaacagatttctgtgatgaactactttccaataaggaagcaggtacagttaccttatcaagttctactttcctcccactcacttctttcgagagaaactccttctctagaaaaactccgaatttagcaacaaaagtcttgccttcggatttgtgatagaaggtgtacccaacagtctccttcgggtatcctatgaagacatatttctccgatttgggtttgagcttatcaggatgaaacttttccatataagcatcacaatcccaaactttaagaaacgacaactttggtttcttgacaaaccacagttcagattgtgtcgtctcaacg from Triticum urartu cultivar G1812 chromosome 3, Tu2.1, whole genome shotgun sequence encodes:
- the LOC125543446 gene encoding 25.3 kDa vesicle transport protein — encoded protein: MVKLTMIARITDGLPLAEGLDDGRDLKDADFYKQQAKLLFKNLSKGQHESSRLSIETGPYYFHYIIESRVCYLTMCDRSYPKKLAFQYLEDLKNEFERVNGSQIETAARPYAFIKFDTFIQKTRKLYLDTRTQRNLAKLNDELCEVHQIMTRNVQEVLGVGEKLDQVSQLSSRLTSDTRMYADKAKDLNRQALIRKYAPVAIVMGIVLMLFWIKNKIW